TTCCAAGGAAGCGATTCAGATACTGAATAAAATCCATCATATCGAAAGCAATCAAAAAGAAGTCACCGCGCTTCTCAAAAGATCAGTGAATCAAAACGGAATCATCAAGAGTAAATTTGAAGAAAGAATTCTCAACCTGGATAAAAACGTAAAACTGAATTTGGATCTTTGTAAAAAGACTTTTACGGGAGAATCCGTTGAAACATCCGATGCCTTTTTGAAACGGATGATCGCATTCGTAGAAGAATATAAGATATTGGAAAGGGATCTTTTACTTACGACCCAAGAATTACTCGAAGAAAGATTGAAGGCCGACCGTTTGAGGATTGTGTTTGCTCTTTTGGGGTTGTTGGTTTTACTTTTGGCGACTACGATCTTTTGTTATATCGTGATTCGTTCTATCATCGATCCGGTTCATAAAATCACTCTCGGTTTAAAACAAGCGATGGGAGAACGAGATCTCACGATCCAGATCGACGCGATCTACCAAAATGAAATCGGAGAGATCACAGTCACAGCCAATGAATTCTTAAAATATCTTTCTTCTTTGTTTCAAAATCTTTCCCGAATGGCGCATAACTCAAATCAGATCGTAAATCAACTAACGGACTCTATACGAAATCTAAATCAATCCGCTCAGTCTCAAGCCGCAGGTACGGAAGAATCCTCGGCCGCTCTCGAGGAGATTGCTGCTTCTTTACAAAACGTTTTGCATTCCGTAGAAGGGGAAGCAAAGGACGCTCAGGATTTGAAAGTGAGATCCGGAGAACTCAAAACTTCGATGGGACTCGCCGGCGAAAAGCTGATCGTTCTGAGCGATTCCGTTAGAAAGACCGCAACGGCCGCGGTGGAAGGAAAGGATACGATTCTTCAAGCAACAAAGGCGATCGACGAAATCCGAGAGATGGCAAAACAGATCAATTCGATTACGTTGTTGATCACCGGGATTTCCGATCAGACAAATTTGCTTTCTCTTAACGCCGCGATCGAAGCCGCGAGAGCCGGAGAAGCGGGAAAAGGTTTTGCCGTCGTCGCGGAAGAGATCTCGAAGTTGGCGGATCGTTCCGCGTCCAGCGTTAGGGATATTGAAAGGCTCGTTTCGAACACTCATGAAGCCGTGACCAAGGGCTCGAACAACGTAAACACCGTTGTTACTTTTCTTTTAGAGCTGATCGAAAACACCAATCAATATCAGGAAGAAGTAGTGAGCCTCGTAAACAACGTAAAGGAGAATACGATTCGAATTGATCGGATCACAGAAACCATCGTAAAAGTTTCTTCCGAATCTTTACAGATTGAAACCGCTACCAAAGAACAAAAATTATCCACGGATCAGATTGCGGATACGATTCAATTGATTACAACCGAGTCTCAGGCGATTGCGACTAACTCGGACGAAGTTTCTAGAGTCGCTGAAAAGATTCAACACCAAGCCAACGAATTGAATTCGATTCTTTCCCAGTTTAAGTTTTCTTAGGATTTTTTATTTACAAAACTCCGGGGAACTTTCAGCATGAGGCGTGTCTTATCGGGAGGAATTTGCAAAAAACGGTTATTTTCTTTTTGAGAATTTCTTTTCCAAGGACGAGCTTTCAATCGTTTCAAAGATCGTACTCGATGCCGATCGACGTTGGCGCGAAATATACGACTTCTCTGAAAACGTAAACAGCGCTTATTTGACGGGCGAAAAGTTCTTACCCGATGTTCAGGACCGAGAACGATTGTTCGGGTTTATTTCCGATCATAGGCTTGTTGCCATTGCGGACGCTTTAATAAAATCAAAAGTATTCTTTTTGAATACTCAGCTTTTTTATAATCCAAAATCCGCTTCTAAAAAACCGTATTGGCATCGCGACGTTCAATACTTGGGCGTTGAAGAAGAGAAGCAGAAGAGTATCATCCGAAAAGATATCGTATTACATTTTAGAATTCCGTTCGATGACGATCCGGGACTTGAATTCATTCCGGGTTCTCATCTCAGATGGGATACGGAGTTGGAGAGAAATACGAGATTGGAATTAGAGGAGAGAAGGAATTTCGACGCACTACCGAATTCGGTAAGAATTCCACATAAGCCCGGCGATCTGCTCGTTTTCTCCGCGCATCTGATTCACAAGGGAGTTTACGGCCTGAAACGAAGTTCATTCGATATTCTTTATACGTCTTTTCCGAGTTCAAGCAAGGAAGTGCAAAGAACGGGACATTTTCCAAACTCAGATTCCGCATTTTTGGAGAATCCGATTTTTGAGACGAGCGTTTTGTCTATGGATATCGAACCGACTTTGTGCGAGTGAAAAGGCGGATTCGATGAAGATCATTTTCGATTCATCAGACGGTTTTCCAAAAAGTTGACGATCAGCGCCTGTCTCGCCGATTCTTGCGTATAGTCGTCGAGTCCTATCGTATCATCCGGATCGGAAAAAGGGGTTCCAAATCGAATTCTTTCCTCAGGTTTGAATAACCAGATCGGCCAGATAAAATAATTCCAAACTGATTTTTTGATGCCTCCTCGATAGCGCATGACGTGAGTTCCATTTTTACCTTCGACTAAAGATTCATTTTTGAAATTGGAACTTCCGTATACGGTAGAATCTAAACTCATAAAACCGAGCGAAACCACGTTGAGCATCCATCCCAAGCCGTAGCCTAAACTCAGAGTCGTATAATCAAGATTAAATTGAATTTTTCCTTCCGCCAAAAGAACGGCTTCTTGACGGCTGAGATCTATGCTGATCTCGGATTTAGGAATTCGAACACAAGTTTCCGAAAATTTAGAACGTATTACATTATTCGAATTTTCTTTCCGAATCTTATTGCAGAGATGCGGTTTTTCTTTTTGCATCTCCGCGTATTGTTCGAGTTGGAATTTCCATTTGGCATCATCCAGATAAACGGGCTCTCTGGTTTCAACGGTGGAACAATAATCGGATTTGAACAGGACGTTCGGAACCGCTTTCTGAATCAAAGTTCGGAGTTTATCCGAAGGTTTTCCGTTGAACATTTCGTTTCTATCGTAAATATCAAAGACTGAAATTTTATTTTGACCCTTTTCGCTAACGCAATCCAAAGAACCTAATTTATCTCCGACGATTTGCGAGTCTCCGTCCGAAATTCGGATCAGGATCGGTTTATAAACTACGTCTTCGTCCGACTGGAAAATTTTTTCCTTGAGAGGAATTTGTTGCGTATCAGTGGACAGCCAAATGCAGGAAAAAGAAAGGACTAGGCCTAAAGTTAGGACCAACCGAAAAGAAGATATCAAAAAGAATCTCCGTAGCATCAAGGTTTCTCTTTTTCAATGTACCGATCGTAGTCTTCTATCTTTTGTTTTAGTCGATTTGCTATGTAAGAGTCCGCGCTTTTCAGCCCATCGTAAATGAAAAGAGATTCTCTCTGAT
This is a stretch of genomic DNA from Leptospira tipperaryensis. It encodes these proteins:
- a CDS encoding methyl-accepting chemotaxis protein, which gives rise to MIQKIYNLSLLKKLTLVILPTLVPLLLSSFFFLKEFSDKSEFTRREVGGIDFFFGAIELYSRLVDRRKDFFYSMKGKTSVEVLKKSNQAMEDQLIKLENLEKEIGFMERSPEFLSTMRKEWNGLHKIPDANLDIDVVLKSHEPIFKALMEYQEYIAQDSNLILDSYPETFYVLSVNILYIPNIISDMALIRGTGYQLLEQKNPNFYSKEAIQILNKIHHIESNQKEVTALLKRSVNQNGIIKSKFEERILNLDKNVKLNLDLCKKTFTGESVETSDAFLKRMIAFVEEYKILERDLLLTTQELLEERLKADRLRIVFALLGLLVLLLATTIFCYIVIRSIIDPVHKITLGLKQAMGERDLTIQIDAIYQNEIGEITVTANEFLKYLSSLFQNLSRMAHNSNQIVNQLTDSIRNLNQSAQSQAAGTEESSAALEEIAASLQNVLHSVEGEAKDAQDLKVRSGELKTSMGLAGEKLIVLSDSVRKTATAAVEGKDTILQATKAIDEIREMAKQINSITLLITGISDQTNLLSLNAAIEAARAGEAGKGFAVVAEEISKLADRSASSVRDIERLVSNTHEAVTKGSNNVNTVVTFLLELIENTNQYQEEVVSLVNNVKENTIRIDRITETIVKVSSESLQIETATKEQKLSTDQIADTIQLITTESQAIATNSDEVSRVAEKIQHQANELNSILSQFKFS
- a CDS encoding phytanoyl-CoA dioxygenase family protein, giving the protein MSYREEFAKNGYFLFENFFSKDELSIVSKIVLDADRRWREIYDFSENVNSAYLTGEKFLPDVQDRERLFGFISDHRLVAIADALIKSKVFFLNTQLFYNPKSASKKPYWHRDVQYLGVEEEKQKSIIRKDIVLHFRIPFDDDPGLEFIPGSHLRWDTELERNTRLELEERRNFDALPNSVRIPHKPGDLLVFSAHLIHKGVYGLKRSSFDILYTSFPSSSKEVQRTGHFPNSDSAFLENPIFETSVLSMDIEPTLCE